Genomic DNA from Anabaena sphaerica FACHB-251:
GTCCGGGTGGAGTGTGGCTAATTGAAATGATGGCTGGACAAGCGGATACAGTGCGGGAATTGTTGGAAAATAATGGTAGTTATTGTAATATTTCTATTCATGCTGATTTAGCGGGAATAGAACGTTTTGCTGTGGCTTATATAAAAAATGTCTGATTCAGACAAATAAAGATATTTAAACTCATTGCATCCTGTAAATCCTTAAATCCTGGAAATCCTGATTCAGACAAAAAAGATATTTAGGGAACACCAGCTTGTTGAAAAATTTGCTCAGAAGTAATTAGTTAATCGAGAATGGAATCTTTTTGGGGACATTTCATATAATTGAAACCCCACAGGTTCACATAAAAACAATAAAATATCAGATACGGCTATCCAAGGTGCATCAGGAACAAAGTTTTCCCGCAGACAGTATAAATATTCTGGTGTTAGTGCTAAGGGAAAAGCAGCATGAGCGAGTAATTTTTTGTATGTGGGGTAGCGGTTCAAGAAAGATTGTAAATGGGGATATTTAAATGTTGTGGTTGGGGATTTTTTCATATTTTTAGTCATATAAATAATATTTTATCGTAGGTTGGGTTAAGCGAAGCGCAACCCAACATCCCGACATTCTAAATAAAAGCAATATTTCTTTTTGATTAACATTACCTACATTTGTTGGGTTATGGCTTTGAAGATGCACATAATACGAAAACTCCCAAATCTTGATATATCTTGATTTTAAGATTTGCGATTATGTGCAAGCTCAATGAAAATTGATATAAAACGTCTGATGTTAGTTTACCTCCTGGACGTTGGGGATGGAAAAATAAATATTCTCCTGGACAATTTCTAAAATAATAAACTTCAGATTTACCTAACTTGCTTCCTTGTAAGTTATCGACCAACTGCTGAGAAAGCAAGAAAAAAGGAATCATTGAATTAGAAGCATCTATTAATAATAACACTTCGGCTCTATTAATGCGTTGGGGTATGATTACAGGTTCTAGTAAAAACCCATCTTCACCTATTTTGTGTACCGTCGCTTCGATATCTATTTCTGTTAATCTTCCTTGTCGTATTGGAAGACGTAAATAACGCCAACTGCGTTGGATTTTGCGTTTTGTGATAGGAAAATCTGTAATTGATAATTGAAATTTAGCATTTTGATTAAATGGTTTTTTCGGTAAAAGTCCACCTTTTAAAGCAATTGGTGTTTGTAAGAAAGAGGGTAAATCAGGTTTTGGAGGTTCAGGTTTTGGAAATTCGGATTTTTGAGGTTCAGATTTTTGAGTTTCTACTATTTCTTGATTTTTTGTATCTAATTGATAAAAATAATCATCAAAATATTTAATAAAATTCTTAACTGTTTCAGAATTGGGTTTAGACTTTACCCATAGCATTTGACAGAGTGTTTTTAATTGTTCTCGACTGCTTAAACCAAAACCTTTATTTAATGCTGCTAATAATAAATTATATTGGTCAATAGTCAGGGGAAAATCCCCTGTGTCTCGCAGGTGTAAGAATAAATCAAATAAAGGTAGTTTTTGATTATTCATCGTTATTTACTCTTGATTTATCCTTATAATATTCTTGGTCCTCTTTGCTTTTTAGTAAAACTCCTAATAAATGAGGATGTTGGTAAAGATTTTTGATGAAATCTAAAGCTTCCTCTTGAGAAGAACGTTTTAACCAAAGTATGAAATCTAATAATTCACTGATACTTGGTTTTTTACCATCTTTTCTGCGAGTTCCTTGGTTACGAACTTCAATAAATTTTTCAACTGCTTTTTTAACTATTCCATCTTTATCATTTAAAGGTTTACCAAAATTTTCCAAGAGGTCTAATATCTAAAAATTTGTATTTGATTCATGACTGTTTGCATAATCAATTAGAAACAATATTACTCGATGTTTATTACAAGCGCCTTGTGTTATTTCCATAACTAAAGGTTTACACAAATATTTCATAAACTCAGATAAACTTCTTGTATTTATTGAGTATATTTTATCTGATTGAATATAATTCAACTCTAGCTTTAAAATAATACTTTGTTGATTCTTCCATATTTGATAAAATTCTTCTTTAATATCTGTCCATGCTGGATAAGCACCTATTTCTGTAGCTATATCTTCACAGGAAATCAAAAATTCTCCGTTACGATTTGCTCTGGTTTTGTAAATATTTTTCTTAAAAGAATTAAGCTGGTAAGGATTTTTTTTGATCAGTTTATGGGATAACCAAGCTTGTCCTTCATAGGGTTGACCATGAATCAAAAAAGTTGCTGTTGTTGTGTTTTTGATTGAATCTTCAAATAATCTAAGTTGATTGACATAATTTAACCATAGTAGTGACCGTTTGACAGTTTCAATATTTTGAGGTTGAAGATTATTATTGAGATCATCATATTGGACAATGTTAATATCACTCAATAATCGTGAAAACTAAAATTTAATCATGATAAAAATTAATAATTTTACATTTTCAGGAGTAAGTTGGGAGCATCATGGGAGAAAGTCAGGAAAAAATTGGAATTAATAGGGATAAAACATATAATTGATTTAATTTTTAGGGGATAAAAATAGGAGCAAATAAGGAGAATATAGGGGATTTCAAATCATAAGAGAACTGTCAAACTAAAAACTGTAAATCAAATTCTCGTTTAAGAGGAATCTCTAATGCGTATACGTTTAGAAGTAAATGAATCCTTGGTAAAAATGTATTGTGAAATCCCGACTCAAGACCTGGAAAAGTATCGCAAATGGTTAATATGGTGTGTAACCGTCAGCTTACCTGTGCTGGTATCCTACAGTACAGCCATAAAATTCCTACCCCATGGTACACTTCCTTTACATCCTAGTCAGGAAATTAACAAACCAGTAAAATTGCCTTAGTGATGATTTTACCATCCTGGTGATTGGAAATCACAGCTACACAGACAAAACCCGTCTTTACGGGTTTATCTCCAAAATAGATAAGTAGTTTTTTGATATTTTATGAATGTTTCTCTAGAAGTCCTGATCAACGCTGCAAAAGCTGGAAAATTAATCAGCTTCCCCACAGATACGGTTCCCGCATTGGCCACCATACCCGCACAAGCAGAATTGATTTATGCTGCTAAACAAAGAAGTTTTGATAAACCTTTAATTTTAATGGCTGCTAAAGCTGAAGATTTATGGGATTATGTGAAAGGCGATCATATTGAATATCAAATTTGGCAAAAAGTTGTTAATCAATATTGGCCTGGTGCATTGACTTTGGTTTTACCAGCTAGTGAGAAAATTCCTAAAGTGATGAATCCTAGTGATCCAACTACGATTGGAATTAGAGTACCAAATAATAAAGTTGCTCAAACTATTTTGGCACAAACCGGACCAATGGCTACAACTAGCGTCAATTTATCAGGACAACCAGCTTTAGAAAATCGAGCCGAAATAGAAGTTTATTTTCCAGAAGTTCTGACTTTAGAAGCGACAGAATATAAAGGTTTGGGAATACCTTCTACCGTTGCTAAATGGACAGGGAATAATTGGCAAATTTTGCGCCAAGGTAGTATTAAATTGGATCAAAATTAGAATTATAATTAGAAAAACATGAATTTTACTAACTGGCTATATCTAGGAACGGGAATAGGATTAGGAATTGGTTTTTGTAAGTTATTCCTACAGTCATCAAAATCTCCATCTAGCCCTGCACAAATTGTACCACAACAGCAAGAAACCGAAATTTCAGAAATCTTAGACAAATTAAACCAAACCCAATTAGCTTACGAAATGGCTAGGGAAATGAGCCACTTTAAAGGGGGGTTTTTAGGCAGAACTAGCCATGAATTGCGATCGCCCCTGAATGGTTTAATAGGATTACATCAGTTAATTTTGAATGATTTGTGCGAAAATCCAGCAGAAGAAAGAGAATTTGTTGGACAAGCTTATGAGCGATCGCTAAAATTGCTGAAAATGATTGATGAAATTCTCACTGTGTCCAGAATAGAACACGGGACAAACAAATTAGAAATTCGGCCTATACCGTTAAACCAAATTTTACAGGAAGTTCATAAATTAACTTATATGCTGGCCGCAAATCGTAATTATCCCTTTACTGTATCATTTCCAGAACCGGAAATTTACGTTTTAGCAGATATGCGCTGGCTACGCCAAATATTGGTAAATTTAGTAGATACTACCATTTCTCAGATGGAAGAAGGCAGTATTTATCTTTCTAGCAGTATTGCATCTACAAATGATTTCGTTCATATTTGTCTAGATGTGCCGACTTATGCTGTAATATCCAGTGAGCCAATAGATTTGATGACATTGGAAAAGACGACAAATAAGGAAAATACCGATCTGTCATCAGGAATGAAGTTATTACTCAATCAAAAGTTGTTACCATTGATGGGAGGAAAACTAGAAATTTATCCTTCTCCCATCACCCAAGAAATCACACAGGATATGACGAGGCTGGAAGTTTCTATCCCCCTAGTGATTCCTGAAGCTGAACTTCTCCAGTCCCAAGCACAGAAAAATTAGGCTGATTGTATAGTACCATTGTTGTTGTGCTATTAGTTTTAAAACCAATTTTTTCGTAAAATGCCTGTTGGTGAGTAGTCATCAAATAAACACGCTCTACTTGCATTTGGGGATGAGCTAAAACAGTTTCTACTAACTTGATTCCCAGTCCCTTACCTTGATACTCTGGATGAATGACAACATCCCAAATTGTAGCGCGATAGATGCCATCAGAATTAGCTCTAGCAAACCCAATCAGTTGCTCTCCATTCCAAACAGAAATCACCGGGTCACTATTAGCAATAACTATGCCCAAATCCTCGATACTACGCCCTTTTGCCCAAAAAGCAGCAATATTAAACAGATTTTGAAGTTGGTAAAGATCAATCTCCGCACGGTCTTCACTAAACTGAATTTGACGATAGTTCATTTATAGACACTCAATTTTGGTAGTATCTTCGCTTCTGTTATGGCATATTTTCCTGGAAAATACAGCACCTGTACATATATATGCAACTAAAGAATTATTAATTTCTTATTAAGAAGAATATTTGTCAGAATCAGGATTTAGAGGATTAGAGGATTTACAGGATGTTTGTTTGAATAGGAGTTTTTGGGGATTTAAGGATTTTCAGAATGTTATTTTTGTCTAAATCAGGATTTACAGGATGTTTGTTTGAATAGGAGTTTTTGGGGATTTAAGAATTTAGAAGATGCTACTTTTCGATGAATATTTGTGATATTTTCATAAGAATATTTTAATCTTTTCTAAGAGGTTGTTTGAAAACTTTTTCGTGTGGGATCTGACACCCGCAGATCCCCATAAATCCCCCTTAAAAAGGGGGACTTTGAGGAATTTAGCCATGCTGCTTTGTAAGGGGGGTTGGGGGGATCTCGATTAATTCTGATACTTTTCAAACATCCTCTAATCCTTCTAATCCAGAAAATTATTAGACCATCTATAGCAGAAGGCAATAGGCAATAGGCAAGAGTAAAACCCTTGTAAATGTTGGGTTTCATTCCTCAACCCAACCTACATAATTTCATTGTTTTGAGCTTAACCAACAAGTATTGATTGCAGATCGATCAATGATGTACAGAATCTAAATTGAAACCTATACACAAAGCCAGTTTTACTCCTGACTCCTGCTATACCAATCACGAATTAATTACAAACTTCCACAGAGGATGAGTAGGACCCTGTTGACGTATTCGACAAACATGTTTTTCTAAACGTTGCTTTTCCGCTTGTGGTAAACCTATCAAAATATTGCGACTTTGCCACACCAAAACAGAAACCGTCATCCCAATACAAAAAGATAAACCCAGGGTAGACAGGGGATGGAAAAAAAGTCCATATCGCACTGCTACCCAGGTAAAATATTGTTTCCATAACGGAAACTCTGTACGTAAATCCCACAGGCAAATAGGAGCAATTATCAGCCACAAACAGCTGACAAATAACCACCTGCCATATACTGTCAGCTGGTGTAACCTCTGGACTTGCTCAAGAAAAGAAGCATCAGAGTTTTCAACGCTTGAGTTATTAATTGGTGGTTCTTCCTGTAGGTCCATAGGTCATTGAAGACTGGTGTAGGGGGTAGGGGATAGAGTGCAGGGGGTAGGAAGAATATCCTCAAGCCAGCAACCTTAAGTTAACCATCCTGAGAACTGATAGATGTATCAATTGTATCTATTGTATATTTCTCGTTACGTTCTCGCCACCAAGTGAGAAGCGTACTGGCAATGAAAATACTGGAATAAACCCCCGCTAAAAAGCCAACAATTAAAGCTAGAGAAAAATATTTCAAGGTTTCCCCACCAAATAGAAAAATAGCAAATAACGACAACATGGTTGTTAAGCTAGTGTTGATTGACCTGGACAAAGTTTGATTAACAGCATCATCAACAATCTCAGCAATTGGCCTGTCAGGATTCATTTTCAGGGTTTCCCGGATGCGGTCATAAATTACCACTGTGTCGTTAACTGAAAAACCAGTGATGGTTAACAAGGCAACAATAAATAGACTATCTACTTCTATACCTGCAACCAATCCTAAAATTGAGAATACCCCCACTGTCACCAAAATATCGTGAAATAAGGCAACAATTGCAAATGCAGCATAATCCCACTGAAAGCGAACAGCTAAGTAGATAATAATACCTATAAAGGAAACTATCAAAGCTAAGACACCTGACCTAAAAAGTTCTTGTCCCAGTGTCGGACCCACAGAGTCAATTTGGTTTTTTTGCGGGTCAAAAGCACCAATTTTTTCGCTTAATGCGTTTTGTAACTTAGTGCGCTGGTCAGTTCCCAAGTTTTTTGTGCGGATAGTGATACCATTTTCTTGACCGTTTTCGGAAATTAATTGGATGCTACTATCTCCAAGTCCTTCAGCTTTGGCAACTTCCCTTATAGCATTAATATCTATTGGTTGATTACAGTTACCAGGTAGGCTACAGTCCCGAACTAACTGTAAGCGTGTCCCACCAATAAAGTCTAAACCAGGGCGTAGTGGTGCTTTAATGTTGGGGTTTTGCCAAGAAATCACCATTGAGATGATCCCGCTGAGAATGACAGCTGCTGAAATAGTCCACCAGAGCGATCGCGATTTGTTAATATTTAGTGTCATCTAGCCACCTCCGTCTTATTTGCTGCTGTTAGGTTAGGACAGTAGAGTTCTGTTTTCCGCCAAGAGGGAATGGAAACAGCTAAAAACATCAAGGTACGACTACAGGTGATGGCTGTAAACATACTCACACCAACTCCTAAAGCTAAGGTGAGGGCAAAGCCTTTCACTAACCCAGAACCTAACCAAAATAGGGCGGCACAAGCTATCCAGGTTGTAACATTACTATCTAAAATACTGGAAAATGCCCGGTAAAAACCAGATTCTACAGAACGATATAATGATTTACCTGCCCGTAATTCTTCCCGTGTGCGTTCAAAAATTAGTACGTTGGCATCAACTGCCATACCAATACTGAGAATAAAACCAGCAATTCCTGGCAAGGTGAGGGTGACACCCAATAAGCAAAATGTAGCCCAGGTTAACAGGGAGTAGATCACTAGTGATACATCAGCAATAAGTCCTGGTAATCTATAATACACCACCATAAAGACTAATACTAAAATCAGACCACCGATACCAGCGTAAATACTGCTCTGAATACTGTCTTTACCCAAGGTTGCGCCCACTGTTCTTCTTTCGGCGATTTCTACAGGTACGGGTAACGCGCCACCTCGTAATTGTACACCTAAGTTGTTGGCTTCTTCTGCCTCAAAACGTCCTGTAATCACGGCTGAACCACCAGTTATTCCGGTCGCGGCAAATTCTACCCCGACTGAGGGAGAACTAATTAATTCATTATCCAGAAAAATACCGATAGCGCGACCTGTTCCCGCTAACTTTTTAGTTAAGTCAGCAAATAGTTCACCACCTTTGGTATCGAAGCGGATGGCTACATTCCAGTTAGTACCTTGGGTGGGTTCACCGTAGGCATCTTTGAGGTATTTACCTGTCAGTGGTGGGTTGGTGCTTTCAAATAATTCGGCGATCGCTTGATTATTTTTTTTTAAATCTGCCCGATTTTTCTCAATAGCCGCTTGATCCTGTGATTTTCGCAACTCTTCCTGCTTATTTTTTAGTTCCGATTCTGATACTCGAAAAGCCAGTAGTTGAGTGTCTGTATCCGGCTTTTGAGTGCGGAATTCTAATTGTGCTGTACCCCCTAGTACCCGTTCTGCCTGTTCGGGATCATTGACACCAGGTAACTGGACTAAAATTTTATCAGTCCCCACAGTTTGAATTACTGGTTCGGAAACGCCGAGACCGTTAATTCGACCTTCGACGACTTTCTTCACAGCTTCCAATTCGCGTTCGGTGATTTCCTTAATTTCTTCTGTTGGTTTCACCTGAATTGTAAGCTGTGAGCCTCCCCGCAAGTCCAGTCCCAACGGTACGGGAATTGTTGCAATCACCGTAATAGCGGCGATTACCAAAACTATAATTAACGCTAATAGCGATCGCTGTCTTTGCATACCATCACTCACAACTGACAAAGGCTATAATAACGTTCTTTTTGTCAGGTGTGAGTAGAAGATTTAATAGGAGGCAGGAGGCAGGAATCAGGAGTCAGGTGAAGTAGGGGAAGTAGGGGAAGTAGGGGAAGAATTATATACATATCACCAGTCCCCAGTCCCCAGTCTCCAGTCCCCAGTCCCCAGTTCCCAGTCCCTAGTCCCCTATACTCGCAAAGCTACCATTTTCTGGACAGCTTCGACAATTTGCTCTGGTTGGACAATGGTTAAGCGTTCCAGATTACCGTTGTAAGGTGTGGGAATATCTTGGGAAGAAAGACGCAGTACAGGCGCGTCTAATTCATCAAATAACCTGTCATTGATGGAGGCGGTTAATTCTGCGCCAATACCCCCAGTTCTCATGCACTCTTCGACAATAACGACACGGTGGGTTTTCCGTATTGAATCACCAATAGTATCAAAATCTAGAGGTTTGAGAGATATCAAGTCAATAACTTCTGGATCGTATCCTTGTTTTTCCAAAGTTTTTACGGCTTGCAGTACATGATACCGCATCCGAGAATAGGTAAGAATTGTCACGTCTTTTCCACGACGTACTACTTCTGCTTTATCTAGTGGTAGTACATATTCTTCTTCTGGCAGATTTTCTTTTAAGTTATAGAGTAAAACGTGTTCAAAAAATAACACTGGGTTATCATCGCGGATAGCTGCCTTTAATAACCCCTTAGCGTTGTAAGGTGTGGAACAAGCGACAATTTTTAAACCGGGAACCGCTTGGAAATAAGCTTCTAGTCGTTGGGAGTGTTCTGCACCCAGTTGTTTTCCCACACCCCCAGGACCACGGATGACCATCGGGATTTTAAAGTTACCGCCGGAAGTATAGCGTAACATACCCGCGTTGTTAGAAATTTGGTTGAAAGCTAGGAGCAAAAAGCCCATGTTCATGCCTTCAATGATAGGTCTTAATCCCGTCATTGCTGCTCCCACAGCCAAGCCGGTAAAGCTATTTTCAGCAATGGGGGTATCTAAGACTCGCAGATCACCATACTTTTTGCATAGGTCTTTAGTAACTTTATAGGAACCGCCATAGTGTCCTACGTCTTCACCAAGAACAAATACGCTAGAGTCGCGGGACATTTCTTCATCGATGGCTTCCCGCAGGGCGTTGAAAAATAGTGTTTCTGCCATTTAGACCTTTATCACAATTTATTGTTCTCAAATTTTATCGTGCCTCCGTCCCTAATAACGTCAGCGATCGCACTCTTATTGGGGACTGGGGAATGAGCAGGGGAGCAGGGGAGCAGGGGAGCAGGGAGTAAGAAAGAGGAAAAATAGATTCCTCCTGCCTTCTGCCTTCTGCCTCCTGCCTCCAGTTCCGTCATTTACGCTCAATTGCTAGTTGAATTAATTGATCTACTAATTCGGGAAAAGAAATACCACTATTAGCCCAAAGTTGAGGATACATACTTGTGGATGTAAACCCTGGTAAGGTGTTAATTTCGTTAATCAAGATTTCCCCGGTAGCTTCCACATAGAAAAAGTCAACTCTGGCTAAACCAGCAGCATCAATGGCTGCAAAGGCTTTTAATGCCATTTCTTGAATTTGCTGAACAACTGCTTCTGGTAGTGGGGCAGGAATTAATAAATCAGCTTTACCCTGAGTATATTTAGTTTCGTAATCGTAAAAATCGCTCTCAAAAGTAATCTCTCCAATAACCGAGACTTTGGGATTATCGTTACCTAAAACTGCACATTCTACTTCTCTAGCGATTACTCCCGCTTCGACAATGATGCGTCTATCATAAGTTGCAGCATTATCTAAAGCTGCTTCTAATTCTTGGCGCGATCGCACTTTGGCAATTCCTACCGATGAACCCAGATTAGCAGGTTTGACAAAACAAGGATAACCTAATTTTGCTTCTATTTCATCACACAATTTAGGAAATACACAAGGATTTGACCAAACTTGCGCCCTAGTTAATGCTTTATATTTTACCTGGGGTAGTCCGGCTTGGGCGAAAGCGGTTTTCATGCCGATTTTATCCATCCCGCTTGCGGAACCTAAAACCCCAGAACCCACAAAGGGGACTTGCATTAAAGTTAGTAGCCCTTGAATTGTCCCATCTTCTCCGTTGGGACCATGGAGAATGGGAAACCAAAGCTCAATTTCTGCTGCTTGTGGTGGAAATTGCCATAAATTAGGAGTTACGGCTGGATTTTCTCTAGCTACACCTGATATTAAAACTTCTTGTGCTACTTTCCCAGCTTGCCAAACGCCATCTTTTTGGATGTAGAAAGGCAGAATTTCGTATTTATGACTATTTTCTTCTGCACTCAAGGCATTTGCGATCGCTCGTGCAGAAATTATTGAAACTTCATGTTCTCCAGAACGTCCACCAAACAGCAACCCCACTCGCAGTTTAGACATCTTCTGTACCTCGACACTATCTAAAGCTGATAGCGTACCACAAGGAATGTTATTAGGAGTCAGGAGTCAGAAGAAGCAGGGGGGCGGGGGCTCACAAGGGTAGGTTTTTTTACAATTGGGTGAAGGCAGGACTAGGAAGACAAGGAGGTATTGTAGACAAGGAAGTTATGCCAATGTGTGAAAAAACACCCCTTTAAGAGCTATTAAAAACAATGGATGGAGAAAAAGGAGGTGGGAATGGAAATAAGCCATTTAAACAAATGCCTTTGCCATTAAGTAAATCAGCGATAATGGTGAGTAATCCTTGCAGAAAACAAGAAATTTGACGGCCAGTTTCCCGGACAAGAGTGGGTTTGTTTGGTAGATGACGAGGAGGAAGTTGGTCTGTGAAACTTGAGAGTGGGTGTTGATTGATATCACTACCAACTGTGAGTGTTATCCTTGCTTGTCTACCTTGTTTTTCCCTATTATAAATCTCTATGTAAAAAACCTACCCTTGTGAGATCTCCCCATTTCCCCAACTCAACCCAACCGTAAACAATCACGTCCTTCAGCTTTAGCCTGATAAAGAGCCTCATCCGCAGTCGCAATCAAAGCAGCAGGACATGAATTAGCATCAGGAATGATACTAGCAACTCCTAAGCTGAGAGTCACATACTGACTAACAAGAGACTTTTCGTGAGTAATTTGTAAAGCTTTCACCTCAGCGCGAATGCGTTCTGCTACTTGCACAGCCCCGAATGCAGATGTATTTGGTAGCACAATCACAAATTCTTCACCGCCATAACGAGCGATTAAATCATCAAGACGATTCCCCGCGTTGTTGATAGCGGCAGCGACTTGGCGCAAACAATCATCCCCAGCCGGATGGCCATAGGTATCATTGTAAAGTTTGAAAAAGTCGATATCGCACAAAATGATTGACAAAGGTGATTGTATATCCTCCATCTGTTGCCAAACTTGGTGAAAGTATTCGTCAAATCGGCGACGGTTGGGGATTTGGGTTAAGCCATCGACTGTAGCCTGACGCTGCACCTGTTGATATAATTCAGATTGTTTAATAGCGATCGCTACTTGAGTTGCCAACTGACTCAACATACTAATTTCCAGTTGTCGCCAATGGCGCGGACCACTACAATGATGGGCAATCAATAAACCCCATAACTCTTCACCTTGAATAATCGGCACTACCAAATTAGCCCTGACCTGAAATTCAGCAAGTAAATCCAAGTGACACTTACTTATTCCCGCAGTATAGATATCTTCAATCGCTCGCACCCGACCTTGGCGATACTGAGGAACATAAATATTTCTAAAGCATGGCTCATCAATCACACTACGAAGAATCGGCTTAAAGCCATTAGCCACAGATTCCATTGCTACCACACCAGTCCAGTCTGATTTAAAGCGGTAAATAATTACTCGGTCAGTTTGCAAAAATTGCCGTACTTCCTTCACCGTCGTATTCATGATCTCGTCAAGATCCAAAGACTGAAGGATGCGTTGGGTAATACTGGCTACTAATCTTTCCCGTTGAGTTTGCAGCCTGAGTAACTCTTCTGTTTGTTTGTGTTCTACACAACGGGCAATATCATCAGCAATAGTGGCTAATTGAGCTATAGCCCCCTGAGATAGCGGTTGACGGCTAAATAGTGTCATCACCCCGACTACAGAATTATCTATTACTAATGGGTAGCCAGCAAAAGCTTGTAACTGTTCTCGCTGCACCCATTCTCTATCGAGCAAATCTGGTTCGTTCAGGATCTTGTTGGTCTGGAATAACTGCGAGTTTTGAGTAATCCAACTTACCTTAAATTCACTGATAGAGATATGATCAAAGGAATTATCCAGATAGATAGATGAGCCAGCACTAGCCTCTAAATCTATAGTATCCCTGGCTTGATTTCGCATCCAGATGCCGACATAAGCGAT
This window encodes:
- a CDS encoding alpha-ketoacid dehydrogenase subunit beta encodes the protein MAETLFFNALREAIDEEMSRDSSVFVLGEDVGHYGGSYKVTKDLCKKYGDLRVLDTPIAENSFTGLAVGAAMTGLRPIIEGMNMGFLLLAFNQISNNAGMLRYTSGGNFKIPMVIRGPGGVGKQLGAEHSQRLEAYFQAVPGLKIVACSTPYNAKGLLKAAIRDDNPVLFFEHVLLYNLKENLPEEEYVLPLDKAEVVRRGKDVTILTYSRMRYHVLQAVKTLEKQGYDPEVIDLISLKPLDFDTIGDSIRKTHRVVIVEECMRTGGIGAELTASINDRLFDELDAPVLRLSSQDIPTPYNGNLERLTIVQPEQIVEAVQKMVALRV
- a CDS encoding D-alanine--D-alanine ligase family protein codes for the protein MSKLRVGLLFGGRSGEHEVSIISARAIANALSAEENSHKYEILPFYIQKDGVWQAGKVAQEVLISGVARENPAVTPNLWQFPPQAAEIELWFPILHGPNGEDGTIQGLLTLMQVPFVGSGVLGSASGMDKIGMKTAFAQAGLPQVKYKALTRAQVWSNPCVFPKLCDEIEAKLGYPCFVKPANLGSSVGIAKVRSRQELEAALDNAATYDRRIIVEAGVIAREVECAVLGNDNPKVSVIGEITFESDFYDYETKYTQGKADLLIPAPLPEAVVQQIQEMALKAFAAIDAAGLARVDFFYVEATGEILINEINTLPGFTSTSMYPQLWANSGISFPELVDQLIQLAIERK
- a CDS encoding L-threonylcarbamoyladenylate synthase, with the protein product MNVSLEVLINAAKAGKLISFPTDTVPALATIPAQAELIYAAKQRSFDKPLILMAAKAEDLWDYVKGDHIEYQIWQKVVNQYWPGALTLVLPASEKIPKVMNPSDPTTIGIRVPNNKVAQTILAQTGPMATTSVNLSGQPALENRAEIEVYFPEVLTLEATEYKGLGIPSTVAKWTGNNWQILRQGSIKLDQN
- a CDS encoding GNAT family N-acetyltransferase; amino-acid sequence: MNYRQIQFSEDRAEIDLYQLQNLFNIAAFWAKGRSIEDLGIVIANSDPVISVWNGEQLIGFARANSDGIYRATIWDVVIHPEYQGKGLGIKLVETVLAHPQMQVERVYLMTTHQQAFYEKIGFKTNSTTTMVLYNQPNFSVLGTGEVQLQESLGG
- the secD gene encoding protein translocase subunit SecD — translated: MQRQRSLLALIIVLVIAAITVIATIPVPLGLDLRGGSQLTIQVKPTEEIKEITERELEAVKKVVEGRINGLGVSEPVIQTVGTDKILVQLPGVNDPEQAERVLGGTAQLEFRTQKPDTDTQLLAFRVSESELKNKQEELRKSQDQAAIEKNRADLKKNNQAIAELFESTNPPLTGKYLKDAYGEPTQGTNWNVAIRFDTKGGELFADLTKKLAGTGRAIGIFLDNELISSPSVGVEFAATGITGGSAVITGRFEAEEANNLGVQLRGGALPVPVEIAERRTVGATLGKDSIQSSIYAGIGGLILVLVFMVVYYRLPGLIADVSLVIYSLLTWATFCLLGVTLTLPGIAGFILSIGMAVDANVLIFERTREELRAGKSLYRSVESGFYRAFSSILDSNVTTWIACAALFWLGSGLVKGFALTLALGVGVSMFTAITCSRTLMFLAVSIPSWRKTELYCPNLTAANKTEVAR
- a CDS encoding sensor histidine kinase, whose translation is MNFTNWLYLGTGIGLGIGFCKLFLQSSKSPSSPAQIVPQQQETEISEILDKLNQTQLAYEMAREMSHFKGGFLGRTSHELRSPLNGLIGLHQLILNDLCENPAEEREFVGQAYERSLKLLKMIDEILTVSRIEHGTNKLEIRPIPLNQILQEVHKLTYMLAANRNYPFTVSFPEPEIYVLADMRWLRQILVNLVDTTISQMEEGSIYLSSSIASTNDFVHICLDVPTYAVISSEPIDLMTLEKTTNKENTDLSSGMKLLLNQKLLPLMGGKLEIYPSPITQEITQDMTRLEVSIPLVIPEAELLQSQAQKN
- the secF gene encoding protein translocase subunit SecF yields the protein MTLNINKSRSLWWTISAAVILSGIISMVISWQNPNIKAPLRPGLDFIGGTRLQLVRDCSLPGNCNQPIDINAIREVAKAEGLGDSSIQLISENGQENGITIRTKNLGTDQRTKLQNALSEKIGAFDPQKNQIDSVGPTLGQELFRSGVLALIVSFIGIIIYLAVRFQWDYAAFAIVALFHDILVTVGVFSILGLVAGIEVDSLFIVALLTITGFSVNDTVVIYDRIRETLKMNPDRPIAEIVDDAVNQTLSRSINTSLTTMLSLFAIFLFGGETLKYFSLALIVGFLAGVYSSIFIASTLLTWWRERNEKYTIDTIDTSISSQDG